The Petropleomorpha daqingensis genome includes a window with the following:
- the aroA gene encoding 3-phosphoshikimate 1-carboxyvinyltransferase, which yields MTEIWTTPHRSTPVDAVVRLPGSKSITARALVLAALADGPSRIVRPLRARDTDLMAAGLRALGVGIEDDGADWLVTPGRLRGPAQVDAGLAGTVLRFLPPVAALAHGPVTVDGDPRLRERPNAGLLAALRALGVEIEDGGRGRAPFTVHGTGAVVGGAISVDASETSQIVSGLLLAAARFEQGVDLALAGGLPSMPHVEMTVTTLREHGVDVVATPRGWRVSPGPIAALERVIEPDLSNAAPFLAAALVTGGRVTVRDWPEVTTQPGAQLDRLLAEMGATVERTDDGLRVTGGAVVRPLVADLHEVGELTPVLAAVCALADGTSRLTGIGHLRGHETDRLQALDEVLSAVGARVEQLPDGLVIEPGPRRPARLDSYADHRMVHAGAVLGLAIEGVEVSDPGAVSKTLPDFVERWNGLLVGVEHGVAR from the coding sequence GTGACGGAGATCTGGACGACGCCGCACCGCTCGACGCCGGTCGACGCGGTCGTCCGCCTGCCCGGGTCGAAGTCGATCACCGCCCGAGCGCTGGTCCTGGCCGCGCTCGCCGACGGCCCGAGCCGGATCGTCCGGCCGCTGCGCGCCCGGGACACCGACCTGATGGCGGCCGGGCTGCGGGCGCTCGGCGTCGGCATCGAGGACGACGGCGCCGACTGGCTGGTCACGCCCGGCCGGTTGCGCGGTCCCGCCCAGGTGGACGCCGGCCTGGCCGGGACCGTGCTGCGGTTCCTGCCGCCGGTCGCCGCGCTCGCCCACGGCCCGGTCACCGTGGACGGCGACCCGCGGCTGCGCGAGCGCCCCAACGCGGGCCTGCTCGCCGCCCTGCGCGCTCTGGGCGTCGAGATCGAGGACGGCGGCCGCGGCCGGGCTCCGTTCACCGTGCACGGGACCGGCGCGGTCGTCGGTGGGGCCATCTCGGTCGACGCGAGCGAGACCTCCCAGATCGTGTCCGGGCTGCTGCTGGCGGCGGCCAGGTTCGAGCAGGGCGTCGACCTCGCGCTGGCCGGCGGCCTCCCGTCGATGCCGCACGTCGAGATGACGGTGACGACGCTGCGCGAGCACGGCGTCGACGTCGTCGCCACGCCGCGGGGCTGGCGGGTCTCCCCCGGGCCGATCGCGGCGCTGGAGCGGGTGATCGAGCCCGACCTGTCCAACGCCGCGCCGTTCCTCGCCGCCGCGCTGGTCACCGGTGGCCGGGTGACGGTGCGCGACTGGCCCGAGGTCACCACCCAGCCGGGCGCACAGCTCGACCGGCTGCTCGCCGAGATGGGCGCCACCGTCGAGCGCACGGACGACGGACTGCGGGTCACCGGCGGCGCCGTCGTCCGCCCCCTCGTGGCCGACCTGCACGAGGTGGGCGAGCTGACCCCCGTGCTGGCCGCCGTCTGCGCGCTGGCCGACGGGACCTCGCGGCTGACCGGCATCGGGCACCTGCGCGGGCACGAGACCGACCGGCTGCAGGCGCTCGACGAGGTGCTCAGCGCCGTCGGCGCCCGGGTCGAGCAGCTGCCCGACGGCCTGGTGATCGAGCCGGGCCCGCGGCGCCCGGCGCGGCTGGACTCCTACGCCGACCACCGCATGGTGCACGCCGGCGCCGTCCTGGGGCTGGCCATCGAGGGCGTCGAGGTGTCCGATCCGGGCGCGGTGAGCAAGACGCTGCCCGACTTCGTCGAGCGGTGGAACGGGTTGCTGGTCGGAGTCGAGCACGGGGTAGCCCGCTGA
- the rsgA gene encoding ribosome small subunit-dependent GTPase A: MIAVDRGRMTVRLESGVEVTAMRARELGRHGVVVGDRVRVVGDVSGRPDTLARIVVIEDRTTVLRRTADDTDPTERVVVANADQLVIVTAVTDPEPALGFLDRCLVAAYAGGLEPLLCFTKTDLGSPQALLDRYAGLDLDTVALSRDLPLDPLLERLHLRMSVLVGQSGVGKSTLVNRLVPDAFRATGEVTKVGKGRHTSSSAVLLDLPDGGTVIDTPGIRSFGLAHVTAEDVLAAFDDLEEASVDCPPGCGHTADDPDCALDAWAAAGPPARAERLASFRRLIDAVGQLGPGY, from the coding sequence GTGATCGCCGTCGACCGCGGCCGGATGACGGTGCGCCTCGAGTCCGGCGTCGAGGTGACCGCCATGCGGGCCCGCGAGCTGGGCCGGCACGGCGTGGTCGTCGGCGACCGGGTCCGCGTGGTCGGCGACGTCTCCGGCCGGCCGGACACGCTGGCCCGCATCGTCGTCATCGAGGACCGGACGACGGTGCTGCGGCGCACCGCCGATGACACCGACCCCACCGAGCGGGTCGTCGTCGCCAATGCCGACCAGCTGGTGATCGTGACCGCGGTGACCGACCCGGAGCCCGCGCTCGGCTTCCTCGACCGGTGCCTGGTCGCCGCCTACGCCGGCGGGCTGGAGCCGCTGCTGTGCTTCACCAAGACCGACCTGGGCAGCCCGCAGGCGCTGCTCGACCGGTACGCCGGGCTCGACCTCGACACCGTCGCGCTCTCCCGTGACCTGCCGCTGGACCCGCTGCTGGAACGGCTGCACCTGCGGATGAGCGTGCTGGTCGGGCAGTCCGGTGTCGGCAAGTCGACCCTGGTCAACCGGCTCGTGCCGGACGCGTTCCGGGCGACCGGCGAGGTCACGAAGGTCGGCAAGGGCCGGCACACGTCGTCCTCGGCCGTCCTGCTCGACCTGCCCGACGGCGGCACGGTGATCGACACCCCGGGCATCCGCTCGTTCGGGCTGGCGCACGTCACCGCCGAGGACGTGCTCGCCGCGTTCGACGACCTCGAGGAGGCCTCGGTCGACTGCCCGCCGGGGTGCGGGCACACCGCCGACGACCCCGACTGCGCCCTGGACGCCTGGGCCGCCGCCGGTCCGCCCGCGCGCGCCGAGCGGCTGGCCAGCTTCCGCCGCCTCATCGACGCCGTCGGCCAGCTCGGCCCGGGCTACTGA
- a CDS encoding DUF2087 domain-containing protein, which produces MDPATVVGLLADPTRLKVVAALALGASTIKDVAEMAHLPPKDVALAARRLARGGLVHRDGAALELRTEQFGAIARAAAEAAPPPERLSDDAAEDAVLRAFVRRGRLVSIPAQLSKRRIVLEHIVRVFEPGVRYPEREVNALLAVWHADHAALRRYLVDEGLLSREAGEYWRTGGYVDV; this is translated from the coding sequence GTGGACCCCGCGACCGTCGTCGGGCTGCTCGCCGACCCCACCCGCCTCAAGGTCGTCGCCGCCCTCGCGCTCGGTGCGAGCACCATCAAGGACGTCGCGGAGATGGCCCACCTCCCGCCCAAGGACGTCGCTCTCGCCGCGCGCCGGCTGGCCCGCGGCGGCCTCGTGCACCGCGACGGCGCCGCGCTGGAGCTGCGCACGGAGCAGTTCGGGGCGATCGCCCGGGCGGCCGCCGAGGCGGCGCCACCGCCGGAGCGGCTCTCCGACGACGCGGCCGAGGACGCCGTCCTGCGAGCCTTCGTCCGCCGTGGGCGGCTGGTGTCGATCCCGGCGCAGCTGTCGAAGCGCCGCATCGTGCTCGAGCACATCGTGCGCGTCTTCGAGCCCGGCGTCCGCTACCCGGAGCGCGAGGTCAACGCCCTGCTGGCGGTGTGGCACGCCGACCACGCGGCGCTGCGGCGGTACCTGGTCGACGAGGGGCTGCTGTCCCGCGAGGCCGGCGAGTACTGGCGCACCGGCGGCTACGTCGACGTGTGA
- the hisN gene encoding histidinol-phosphatase, which yields MTSARGFTEDMRLAHVLADQADSISMERFKAQDLVVDTKPDLTPVTDADRAVEEQLRITLSRARTRDAVEGEEFGTTGHGSRRWVLDPIDGTKNFVRGVPVWATLIALFDGEEPVVGCVSAPALNRRWWAAKDVGAWTGRRLESATRCHVSGVNDLADASLSYSSLSGWEERGLLDGFLDLTRSVWRTRAYGDFWSYVLLAEGAVDLACEPEVSIWDLAALDVIVREAGGQFTDLTGKPGPAGGSALASNGALHAAALATLQP from the coding sequence ATGACGTCGGCACGGGGCTTCACCGAGGACATGCGGCTGGCCCACGTGCTGGCCGATCAGGCCGACTCGATCAGCATGGAGCGCTTCAAGGCGCAGGACCTCGTCGTCGACACCAAGCCCGACCTGACCCCGGTGACCGACGCCGACCGGGCCGTCGAGGAGCAGCTGCGGATCACCCTCAGCCGCGCGCGCACCCGTGACGCCGTCGAGGGCGAGGAGTTCGGGACGACGGGTCACGGCTCCCGCCGCTGGGTGCTCGACCCGATCGACGGGACCAAGAACTTCGTCCGCGGCGTGCCGGTCTGGGCCACCCTCATCGCGCTGTTCGACGGCGAGGAGCCGGTGGTCGGCTGCGTCTCCGCGCCCGCGCTGAACCGGCGCTGGTGGGCGGCCAAGGACGTCGGCGCCTGGACCGGCCGCCGGCTGGAGTCGGCCACCCGCTGCCACGTGTCCGGCGTGAACGACCTGGCCGACGCGAGCCTGTCGTACTCCAGCCTCTCCGGCTGGGAGGAGCGGGGGCTGCTCGACGGCTTCCTCGACCTGACCCGCTCGGTCTGGCGCACCCGCGCCTACGGCGACTTCTGGAGCTACGTGCTGCTCGCCGAGGGTGCCGTCGACCTCGCCTGCGAGCCGGAGGTCTCGATCTGGGACCTCGCCGCGCTCGACGTCATCGTGCGGGAGGCCGGCGGGCAGTTCACCGACCTGACCGGCAAGCCCGGCCCGGCCGGCGGCAGCGCGCTGGCCAGCAACGGCGCGCTGCACGCCGCCGCGCTGGCCACGCTGCAGCCCTAG